The proteins below come from a single Hyperolius riggenbachi isolate aHypRig1 chromosome 8, aHypRig1.pri, whole genome shotgun sequence genomic window:
- the LOC137527289 gene encoding involucrin-like, with protein MIDHVIPQLDMLDHVVPQLDMLDHVVPQLDMLDHVIPQLDHVVSELDKLDHVVPQLDMLDHVVPQLDMLDHVVPQLDKLDHVVPQLDMLDHVVPQLDKLDHVVPQLDMLDHVVPQLDMLDHVVPQLDKLDHVVPQLDKLDHVVPQLDKLDHVVPQLDMLDHVVPQLDHVVPQLDKLDHVVPQLDKLDHVVPQLDMLDHVVPQLDHVVPQLDKLDHVVPQLDKLDHVVPQLDMLDHVVPQLDHVVPQLDKLDHVVPQLDKLDHVVPQLDMLDHVVPQLDKLDHVVPQLDKLDHVVPQLGMLDHVVPQLDMLDHVVPQLDHVVPQLDKLDHVVPQLDKLDHVVPQLDMLDHVVPQLDHVVPQLDMLDHVVPQLDHVVPQLDKLDLVVPPLDMLDLVVPQQDMLDLVVPQQGILDLVVPQQGMLDLVVPQLDTLDHVLPQQGMLDLVVP; from the coding sequence ATGATAGACCATGTAATTCCACAGCTGGACATGCTGGATCATGTAGTTCCACAGCTGGACATGCTGGATCATGTAGTTCCACAGCTGGACATGCTGGATCATGTAATTCCACAGCTGGATCATGTAGTTTCAGAGCTGGACAAGCTGGATCATGTAGTTCCACAGCTGGACATGCTGGATCATGTAGTTCCACAGCTGGACATGCTGGATCATGTAGTTCCACAGCTGGACAAGCTGGATCATGTGGTTCCACAGCTGGACATGCTGGATCATGTAGTTCCACAGCTGGACAAGCTGGATCATGTAGTTCCACAGCTGGACATGCTGGATCATGTAGTTCCACAGCTGGACATGCTGGATCATGTAGTTCCACAGCTGGACAAGCTGGATCATGTGGTTCCACAGCTGGACAAGCTGGATCATGTGGTTCCACAGCTGGACAAGCTGGATCATGTAGTTCCACAGCTGGACATGCTGGATCATGTAGTTCCACAGCTGGATCATGTAGTTCCACAGCTGGACAAGCTGGATCATGTGGTTCCACAGCTGGACAAGCTGGATCATGTGGTTCCACAGCTGGACATGCTGGATCATGTAGTTCCACAGCTGGATCATGTAGTTCCACAGCTGGACAAGCTGGATCATGTGGTTCCACAGCTGGACAAGCTGGATCATGTGGTTCCACAGCTGGACATGCTGGATCATGTAGTTCCACAGCTGGATCATGTAGTTCCACAGCTGGACAAGCTGGATCATGTGGTTCCACAGCTGGACAAGCTGGATCATGTGGTTCCACAGCTGGACATGCTGGATCATGTAGTTCCACAGCTGGACAAGCTGGATCATGTGGTTCCACAGCTGGACAAGCTGGATCATGTAGTTCCACAGCTGGGCATGCTGGATCATGTAGTTCCACAGCTGGACATGCTGGATCATGTAGTTCCACAGCTGGATCATGTAGTTCCACAGCTGGACAAGCTGGATCATGTGGTTCCACAGCTGGACAAGCTGGATCATGTGGTTCCACAGCTGGACATGCTGGATCATGTGGTTCCACAGCTGGATCATGTAGTTCCACAGCTGGACATGCTGGATCATGTGGTTCCACAGCTGGATCATGTAGTTCCACAGCTGGACAAGCTGGATCTTGTAGTTCCTCCGCTGGACATGCTGGATCTTGTAGTTCCTCAGCAGGACATGCTGGATCTTGTAGTACCTCAGCAGGGCATTCTGGATCTTGTAGTACCTCAGCAGGGCATGCTGGATCTTGTAGTTCCTCAGCTGGACACGCTGGATCATGTACTTCCTCAGCAGGGCATGCTGGATCTTGTAGTACCTTAG